One window of Triticum dicoccoides isolate Atlit2015 ecotype Zavitan chromosome 5A, WEW_v2.0, whole genome shotgun sequence genomic DNA carries:
- the LOC119304353 gene encoding uncharacterized protein LOC119304353 isoform X2 — MPPSPSRPPPAAEVSDAEMSDGEVPPRQAAEDLVRGAANRAAPGSAGEEDEEIYDDDDESSDYNSYDDGDDESDESGSYYEDHEEEEEQEGAGGDRASGGAEEEAASAGVGGGPKAEGSPRAAATCCICMDPWASYGAHRICCIPCGHVYGRSCLERWLRRGGNTSAKCPQCSERFKHRHIINLYSSVHLWNDCCLKEIRAQSTSSSSSVHPRPHAISVRISQLEARMEEERRLREEAMRRQEERIAAQNQFFEERMAAQNQLFEERMEAQSQFFKEQRAAQRQDIEESRAAHNQLLEERMSQAIKESRAAQNQFFEERMAALSLAFKEMLAAQSQAIEERISQGIKERLEAERALYQEQFQSPYALHGRSPPSMPSLPPPRAPHTHTHLSARSNDPGGGTSAHGQGSSSIHHDGGTPRFSTRRVVLGGPLNSYSAVILIVGHR, encoded by the exons ATGCCGCCCTCGCCGTcgcggccgccgccggcggcggaggTCTCCGACGCTGAGATGTCCGACGGAGAGGTACCGCCTCGCCAGGCTGCGGAGGACTTAGTCAGGGGAGCGGCGAACCGCGCCGCGCCGGGCTCGGCCGGCGAAGAGGACGAGGAGAtttacgacgacgacgacgagagcTCCGATTACAACTCctacgacgacggcgacgacgaatCCGATGAGAGCGGCTCGTACTACGAGGaccacgaggaggaggaggagcaggagggcgCCGGCGGGGACAGGGCCTCCGGGGGCGCGGAGGAGGAGGCTGCGTCGGCCGGCGTGGGCGGCGGCCCGAAGGCGGAGGGGAGTCCCCGGGCGGCGGCCACCTGCTGCATCTGCATGGATCCCTGGGCTTCCTACGGCGCTCACCGCATCTG CTGCATTCCATGTGGACATGTCTACGGCAGATCCTGCTTGGAGAGGTGGCTACGCCGCGGCGGCAACACCAGCGCCAAG TGCCCTCAGTGCAGTGAAAGGTTCAAGCACAGGCACATCATCAATCTCTACTCGTCGGTGCATCTCTGGAACGATTGCTGCCTCAAAGAG ATCCGAGCTCAAAGTACGAGTTCAAGTTCTTCTGTACACCCTCGTCCACATGCTATTTCAGTTAGGATCTCCCAACTCGAG GCCCGGATGGAGGAAGAAAGGAGGCTACGGGAGGAAGCCATGAGAAGGCAAGAGGAGAGGATAGCGGCACAGAATCAATTCTTCGAGGAGAGGATGGCGGCACAGAAT CAACTCTTCGAGGAGAGGATGGAGGCACAGAGTCAATTCTTCAAGGAGCAAAGGGCGGCACAGCGTCAAGACATCGAGGAGAGCAGGGCGGCACATAATCAATTATTGGAGGAGAGGATGAGTCAAGCCATCAAGGAGAGCAGGGCGGCACAGAATCAATTCTTTGAGGAGAGGATGGCGGCACTGAGTCTAGCCTTCAAGGAGATGCTGGCGGCACAGAGTCAAGCCATCGAGGAGAGGATTAGTCAAGGCATCAAGGAGAGGTTGGAGGCAGAACGAGCTCTCTACCAGGAGCAATTCCAG AGTCCTTATGCTCTCCACGGCAGAAGTCCGCCATCGATGCCAAGCCTTCCTCCTCCACGTGCTCCACACACTCAT ACGCATCTATCAGCTAGATCGAATGACCCGGGAGGTGGTACATCCGCACATGGTCAAGGAAGCTCAAGCATCCATCATGATGGTGGTACTCCAAGGTTTTCGACTCGACGAGTCGTTCTGGG GGGACCGCTGAACTCCTATTCAGCTGTCATTCTGATCGTAGGGCACCGCTGA
- the LOC119304352 gene encoding nucleolin-like, translated as MSLGTARHLPFCLRSPRNLNLGRLRRRSMPPSPPQLPPPAMEEVEVEDASDDEMVGGEAPPLAPAPAPPAGEGAEASRAASGSGGTEGGEGADEEDEDEDEEDDSDDEEDEDSEDEGDEDEDSDEEGEDEGQDSDDDDEDEDEDSDEEEDDEDEEEEEDDDDE; from the coding sequence ATGTCCTTGGGCACGGCGCGCCACCTACCATTTTGCCTTCGCTCCCCCCGAAATCTGAATCTCGGTCGACTCCGCCGCCGCTCCATGCCTCCCTCGCCGCCGCAGCTgccgccgccggccatggaggaGGTCGAGGTGGAGGACGCCTCCGACGACGAGATGGTGGGGGGAGAGGCGCCGCCACTTGCCCCAGCCCCGGCCCCGCCTGCCGGCGAGGGCGCCGAGGCGAGCCGTGCCGCGTCGGGGTCGGGGGGGACGGAGGGCGGAGAAGGggccgacgaggaggacgaggatgaggacgaAGAAGACGACTCGGACGACGAAGAAGACGAGGATTCGGAGGACGAAGGGGACGAAGACGAAGACTCCGACGAGGAGGGGGAGGACGAAGGCCAAGactctgacgacgacgacgaagacgaggacgaggactcggatgaggaggaggacgacgaagacgaggaggaggaggaggacgacgacgacgagtaG
- the LOC119304353 gene encoding uncharacterized protein LOC119304353 isoform X1, translating to MPPSPSRPPPAAEVSDAEMSDGEVPPRQAAEDLVRGAANRAAPGSAGEEDEEIYDDDDESSDYNSYDDGDDESDESGSYYEDHEEEEEQEGAGGDRASGGAEEEAASAGVGGGPKAEGSPRAAATCCICMDPWASYGAHRICCIPCGHVYGRSCLERWLRRGGNTSAKCPQCSERFKHRHIINLYSSVHLWNDCCLKEIRAQSTSSSSSVHPRPHAISVRISQLEARMEEERRLREEAMRRQEERIAAQNQFFEERMAAQNQLFEERMEAQSQFFKEQRAAQRQDIEESRAAHNQLLEERMSQAIKESRAAQNQFFEERMAALSLAFKEMLAAQSQAIEERISQGIKERLEAERALYQEQFQSPYALHGRSPPSMPSLPPPRAPHTHTHLSARSNDPGGGTSAHGQGSSSIHHDGGTPRFSTRRVVLGYESCCAALLDDDPHEFFSNAINHTYTLPNLVNLR from the exons ATGCCGCCCTCGCCGTcgcggccgccgccggcggcggaggTCTCCGACGCTGAGATGTCCGACGGAGAGGTACCGCCTCGCCAGGCTGCGGAGGACTTAGTCAGGGGAGCGGCGAACCGCGCCGCGCCGGGCTCGGCCGGCGAAGAGGACGAGGAGAtttacgacgacgacgacgagagcTCCGATTACAACTCctacgacgacggcgacgacgaatCCGATGAGAGCGGCTCGTACTACGAGGaccacgaggaggaggaggagcaggagggcgCCGGCGGGGACAGGGCCTCCGGGGGCGCGGAGGAGGAGGCTGCGTCGGCCGGCGTGGGCGGCGGCCCGAAGGCGGAGGGGAGTCCCCGGGCGGCGGCCACCTGCTGCATCTGCATGGATCCCTGGGCTTCCTACGGCGCTCACCGCATCTG CTGCATTCCATGTGGACATGTCTACGGCAGATCCTGCTTGGAGAGGTGGCTACGCCGCGGCGGCAACACCAGCGCCAAG TGCCCTCAGTGCAGTGAAAGGTTCAAGCACAGGCACATCATCAATCTCTACTCGTCGGTGCATCTCTGGAACGATTGCTGCCTCAAAGAG ATCCGAGCTCAAAGTACGAGTTCAAGTTCTTCTGTACACCCTCGTCCACATGCTATTTCAGTTAGGATCTCCCAACTCGAG GCCCGGATGGAGGAAGAAAGGAGGCTACGGGAGGAAGCCATGAGAAGGCAAGAGGAGAGGATAGCGGCACAGAATCAATTCTTCGAGGAGAGGATGGCGGCACAGAA CCAACTCTTCGAGGAGAGGATGGAGGCACAGAGTCAATTCTTCAAGGAGCAAAGGGCGGCACAGCGTCAAGACATCGAGGAGAGCAGGGCGGCACATAATCAATTATTGGAGGAGAGGATGAGTCAAGCCATCAAGGAGAGCAGGGCGGCACAGAATCAATTCTTTGAGGAGAGGATGGCGGCACTGAGTCTAGCCTTCAAGGAGATGCTGGCGGCACAGAGTCAAGCCATCGAGGAGAGGATTAGTCAAGGCATCAAGGAGAGGTTGGAGGCAGAACGAGCTCTCTACCAGGAGCAATTCCAG AGTCCTTATGCTCTCCACGGCAGAAGTCCGCCATCGATGCCAAGCCTTCCTCCTCCACGTGCTCCACACACTCAT ACGCATCTATCAGCTAGATCGAATGACCCGGGAGGTGGTACATCCGCACATGGTCAAGGAAGCTCAAGCATCCATCATGATGGTGGTACTCCAAGGTTTTCGACTCGACGAGTCGTTCTGGGGTACGAGTCGTGCTGTGCCGCTCTACTAGACGACGACCCCCATGAATTTTTTAGCAATGCTATCAATCACACATATACATTGCCAAACCTTGTCAACTTACGGTAA